From Erinaceus europaeus chromosome 9, mEriEur2.1, whole genome shotgun sequence, one genomic window encodes:
- the ACKR1 gene encoding atypical chemokine receptor 1 produces MGSCLSWDSSNTANDSFSSLGNLTDHWGMNESFYDDMLDYDDLDLGASAPCRSCALLDASSLPFFIVASVLGILASAAVLLELFRPLSGWRVLAGRPLLAQLAVGCTLFCVVLPLMAPGLGFAFSTSLCQVAHLGWYSAAFAQALLIALLACLGPKLGAVQTPRLTLGLPLGLWLVAILLGLPIALSSKTPQGHCALNLATGPLYAFHVVTCFTIFLLLPLGLLGVKVVKKVLGRGPCPQVDVLWVWFLFWGPHGVVLGMETLVKFRVVLLSVCSTQQALDLLLHLAQALAILHCVATPMLLAFYCHRATRPAPLPIPEGPTSYLEPPAGKS; encoded by the coding sequence GGGATGAATGAGTCATTCTACGATGACATGCTGGACTATGATGACTTAGACCTGGGGGCATCAGCACCCTGCCGCTCCTGTGCCCTGCTGGATGCATCCTCACTCCCCTTCTTCATCGTGGCCAGCGTCCTGGGCATCCTGGCCAGCGCCGCAGTGCTCTTGGAGCTCTTCAGACCACTATCTGGCTGGAGGGTCCTTGCCGGCCGCCCCCTCCTGGCACAGCTGGCAGTGGGTTGCACCCTCTTCTGTGTGGTGTTGCCCCTCATGGCTCCGGGCTTGGGTTTTGCCTTCTCCACCTCCCTGTGCCAAGTGGCCCATTTGGGCTGGTACAGTGCAGCCTTCGCCCAGGCACTGCTGATAGCACTCCTGGCCTGCCTGGGCCCCAAACTGGGTGCAGTCCAGACCCCCAGGCTCACTCTGGGGCTCCCCCTGGGACTCTGGCTAGTGGCCATCCTGCTGGGGCTGCCAATTGCCCTGTCCAGCAAGACCCCCCAAGGACACTGCGCTCTCAACCTGGCCACGGGCCCACTGTACGCCTTTCACGTGgttacctgcttcaccatcttccTCTTGCTGCCGCTGGGCCTACTGGGAGTCAAGGTGGTAAAGAAGGTACTGGGCCGGGGCCCATGTCCCCAGGTGGATGTTCTGTGGGTCTGGTTCTTGTTCTGGGGACCTCATGGAGTGGTCCTGGGCATGGAAACCCTGGTGAAGTTCCGGGTGGTGCTGCTGTCTGTGTGCTCCACCCAGCAGGCCCTGGACCTGCTGTTGCACCTGGCCCAGGCTCTGGCCATCTTGCACTGTGTGGCCACCCCGATGCTCCTGGCCTTCTACTGCCACCGGGCAACCCGCCCTGCCCCCCTGCCCATCCCTGAGGGACCAACTTCCTACCTGGAGCCCCCTGCTGGTAAATCCTAA